The following proteins are co-located in the Pseudomonas sp. ATCC 13867 genome:
- a CDS encoding helix-turn-helix transcriptional regulator, with protein sequence MSRAQRLLDLLQVLRRHRLPVSGRQLAEELGVSLRTLYRDIATLQQQGANIEGEAGVGYVLRPGFELPPLMFSLEEIEALVLGMRWVSRHGDRSLASAARDVLAKVGSVLPANLRLELESNALLVGSRPVDGVSDELLGQVRDCIRQQRKLQFAYRDAAGQFTERVVWPFGLGYFEQARVVMAWCELREDLRHFRLDRMERVGSLAERYPRRRQALLKDWYARHAIAAQ encoded by the coding sequence ATGTCCCGAGCCCAGCGCCTGCTTGACCTGCTGCAAGTCCTGCGGCGCCATCGCCTGCCCGTATCCGGACGACAGCTCGCCGAGGAGTTGGGCGTCAGCCTGCGCACGCTGTATCGGGACATCGCCACGTTGCAGCAGCAGGGCGCCAATATTGAAGGTGAGGCAGGTGTCGGCTACGTGCTGCGGCCGGGCTTCGAACTGCCGCCGCTGATGTTCTCGCTGGAAGAGATCGAGGCGTTGGTGCTGGGCATGCGCTGGGTCAGCCGGCATGGCGACCGGAGCTTGGCGTCGGCCGCGCGTGACGTGCTGGCCAAGGTCGGCTCGGTGCTGCCGGCCAACCTGCGCCTGGAACTGGAGAGCAACGCCCTGCTGGTGGGCAGCCGCCCCGTGGACGGGGTATCTGACGAATTGCTTGGCCAGGTGCGGGACTGCATCCGCCAGCAGCGCAAGCTGCAGTTTGCCTACCGGGACGCCGCTGGCCAGTTCACCGAGCGGGTGGTTTGGCCGTTCGGCCTGGGCTACTTCGAGCAGGCCCGGGTAGTGATGGCCTGGTGCGAGCTGCGTGAGGACCTGCGGCACTTCCGGCTCGACCGTATGGAGCGGGTCGGCAGTCTGGCGGAGCGCTACCCGCGCCGGCGCCAGGCGCTGCTCAAGGACTGGTACGCGCGCCATGCCATCGCGGCGCAGTGA
- a CDS encoding AraC family transcriptional regulator translates to MFRQPTRFPMHDLIPQGARDLDSLLQTFRQIAPLLDAMPGVVFFIKDTAARYVLVNQTLARRCGVKDASELLGRTAEEVFPSRFGPVYTEQDRRVLETGGQLSDQLELHLYLGRQPGWCLTHKLALRDAGGAVIGMAGISSDLQAAQSTHPAYQRLAAVDAYIREHFDKPINLGELTELAGLSVAQLERHCKRIFQLTPRQMIHKARLGAATRLLGEDLPITEIALRCGYTDHSAFSRQFRALTGLSPTQYRDSQTAPNHL, encoded by the coding sequence ATGTTCCGACAGCCGACCCGCTTCCCGATGCACGACCTGATCCCCCAGGGCGCCCGCGACCTGGACAGCCTGCTGCAGACTTTCCGGCAGATAGCCCCGCTGCTCGATGCCATGCCCGGCGTGGTGTTCTTCATCAAGGACACCGCGGCGCGCTACGTGCTGGTCAACCAGACCCTGGCCCGGCGCTGCGGCGTGAAGGATGCCAGCGAACTGCTCGGGCGCACCGCCGAAGAGGTCTTCCCCTCGCGCTTCGGCCCGGTCTACACCGAGCAGGACCGCCGCGTACTGGAAACCGGCGGCCAGCTCAGCGACCAGTTGGAGCTGCACCTCTACCTCGGCCGCCAGCCCGGCTGGTGCCTGACCCACAAGCTGGCGCTGCGCGATGCCGGCGGCGCGGTGATCGGCATGGCGGGGATTTCCAGCGACCTGCAGGCGGCGCAATCCACGCATCCGGCCTATCAGCGCCTGGCGGCGGTGGATGCCTATATCCGCGAGCATTTCGACAAGCCGATCAATCTCGGCGAGCTGACCGAGCTGGCCGGGCTGTCCGTCGCCCAGCTCGAGCGCCACTGCAAGCGCATCTTCCAGCTCACCCCGCGGCAGATGATCCACAAGGCGCGCCTGGGCGCGGCCACCCGCCTGCTGGGCGAAGACCTGCCGATCACCGAGATCGCCCTGCGCTGCGGCTACACCGACCACAGCGCCTTCAGCCGGCAGTTCCGCGCGCTGACCGGGCTGTCGCCGACGCAGTACCGCGATTCCCAGACCGCTCCCAATCACTTGTAG
- a CDS encoding ABC transporter substrate-binding protein: MKFSRIAVALTAVASTFLVGQAQADKLDDIIESGKLRCAVTLDFPPMGSRDAQNNPVGFDVDYCNDLAKVLGVTAEVVETPFPDRIPALVSGRADVIVASTSDTLERAKTVAMTIPYFAFQMVVLTREDTGITKYDDLKDRPVGNTSGTYEAIALEKDVKKWAGKGSFRAYQSQNDTILAVAQGHIDATVVTNTVAASTLKSGKYKGLKVVGNAPYVIDYVSLAAARNEYGLIHYLNLFVNQQVRTGRYAELYEKWVGGAPVDLTVPNVYY, translated from the coding sequence ATGAAATTCAGTCGAATCGCTGTCGCCCTCACCGCTGTTGCCAGTACTTTTCTCGTCGGCCAGGCCCAGGCCGACAAACTCGACGACATCATCGAGTCCGGCAAGCTGCGCTGCGCCGTCACCCTGGACTTCCCGCCCATGGGTTCGCGCGATGCGCAGAACAATCCGGTCGGCTTCGACGTGGACTACTGCAACGACCTGGCGAAGGTACTGGGCGTGACCGCCGAAGTCGTCGAGACGCCCTTCCCCGACCGTATCCCCGCGCTGGTCTCCGGCCGCGCCGACGTGATCGTCGCTTCCACCTCCGACACCCTGGAGCGCGCCAAGACGGTCGCCATGACCATCCCTTACTTCGCCTTCCAGATGGTGGTGCTGACCCGCGAGGACACCGGCATCACCAAGTACGACGACCTCAAGGACCGTCCGGTGGGCAACACCAGCGGCACCTATGAAGCTATCGCCCTGGAGAAGGACGTGAAGAAGTGGGCCGGCAAGGGCAGCTTCCGCGCCTACCAGAGCCAGAACGACACCATCCTCGCCGTCGCCCAGGGCCACATCGACGCCACCGTGGTGACCAACACCGTCGCCGCTTCCACCTTGAAGTCCGGCAAGTACAAGGGCCTGAAGGTCGTGGGCAATGCGCCCTATGTGATCGACTACGTCTCGCTGGCCGCCGCGCGCAACGAGTACGGCCTGATCCATTACCTCAACCTCTTCGTCAACCAGCAGGTCCGCACCGGCCGCTACGCCGAGCTGTACGAGAAGTGGGTGGGCGGCGCACCGGTCGATCTCACCGTTCCGAACGTGTACTACTGA